A single window of Desulfovibrio psychrotolerans DNA harbors:
- a CDS encoding DMT family transporter produces the protein MTQRTPEQIARVSGTVSSVQATPSALAGFLFALAATVIWSGNFIVARGLTDTVPPVTLAFLRWATAFAVLFPFGLRPFLRQWPVVRRRWRYLACTALIGITLFNTFLYVAAHTTTALNLSLIAITSPMFILVFARLFLGEIVTGRRLAGVAVVVCGIVLLVTRGDLGRLAALQFAVGDVWMLAGAMLFGGYSILVRRIPEPMEQGAFLFVLFGLGALMLAPGAWWEWQQGLRFAFTPVILGTMAYVGVGASLVAFWCWNKAVAVIGPAQAGMVYYSLPLFSGIEAVVLLGEPVSWVHLVSGVLILGGIRTATRP, from the coding sequence ATGACCCAGCGTACGCCGGAGCAGATTGCCCGCGTTTCCGGAACCGTTTCTTCTGTTCAGGCCACCCCTTCCGCACTTGCGGGCTTCCTCTTTGCACTGGCAGCAACGGTCATATGGTCCGGCAACTTCATTGTGGCGCGCGGACTCACGGATACCGTTCCTCCTGTAACCCTCGCGTTTTTGCGCTGGGCCACAGCGTTTGCGGTGCTGTTCCCCTTCGGGCTGCGGCCTTTTTTGCGTCAGTGGCCGGTGGTACGTCGCCGTTGGCGGTATCTTGCCTGCACGGCCCTCATCGGCATAACGCTATTCAATACCTTCCTGTACGTGGCGGCACACACCACCACGGCACTCAATCTCTCCCTCATCGCCATTACCTCGCCCATGTTCATTCTGGTGTTCGCGCGGCTGTTCCTTGGCGAGATTGTCACCGGCCGCAGGCTTGCGGGGGTAGCTGTGGTCGTCTGCGGCATAGTGCTGCTGGTCACCAGAGGCGATCTGGGACGACTGGCGGCATTACAGTTTGCCGTGGGCGATGTGTGGATGCTGGCCGGAGCGATGCTCTTCGGCGGTTACAGCATCCTCGTACGGCGCATACCCGAACCCATGGAGCAGGGAGCCTTTCTGTTCGTCCTGTTCGGTTTGGGCGCGCTTATGCTGGCTCCCGGAGCGTGGTGGGAATGGCAGCAGGGGCTGAGGTTTGCATTCACCCCCGTGATTCTGGGCACAATGGCCTATGTGGGGGTGGGGGCATCCCTCGTGGCTTTTTGGTGCTGGAACAAGGCTGTGGCCGTTATAGGGCCGGCACAGGCTGGTATGGTCTATTACAGCCTTCCCCTCTTCAGCGGCATTGAAGCGGTGGTGCTGCTGGGCGAGCCTGTAAGCTGGGTGCATCTGGTGAGCGGTGTGCTTATTCTTGGAGGCATACGCACGGCCACAAGGCCGTGA
- a CDS encoding helix-turn-helix domain-containing protein gives MSRMSQPSDMSLHTGMSGTPVQAGCDGHCPADNVVRFWREEGVDAVEVRYSHFSGYRFPPHVHDTWSVGLIDAGCTVFRMDGQQRIVHAGQVVVIPPGAAHDCNPREGSWTYRMLYVPDSLMQRMADDISGSSTQRVGGLAVGFDEPVIGDARVFAAFSGFQRLVEHGADPLPRRTAMTEAFSRLLVGYADVRDARPDAANDSEHAAVRAVRAYLAENHAEKVTLDDLARVGGLSPYHLLRIFRAETGLTPHQWQVQLRLNRAKTLLSKGASIADTAAAAGFTDQSHFSRTFRTYTGATPGLYRMARSAA, from the coding sequence ATGAGTCGGATGAGCCAACCCTCGGATATGTCTTTACACACGGGCATGAGCGGCACCCCGGTACAGGCTGGGTGCGATGGACATTGCCCAGCGGATAACGTTGTCCGCTTTTGGCGTGAAGAGGGCGTGGACGCGGTGGAGGTGCGCTACTCGCATTTCAGCGGTTACCGTTTTCCTCCGCATGTGCATGATACGTGGTCCGTGGGGTTGATAGATGCGGGCTGCACCGTCTTCCGCATGGATGGTCAGCAGCGGATTGTGCACGCCGGACAGGTGGTGGTCATTCCTCCCGGTGCCGCGCACGACTGCAATCCCCGTGAAGGTTCATGGACCTACCGGATGCTGTATGTACCGGATTCTCTTATGCAGAGAATGGCGGATGATATTTCCGGCTCTTCCACGCAGCGCGTGGGCGGGCTAGCCGTCGGCTTTGACGAACCGGTCATAGGCGATGCGCGTGTTTTTGCCGCTTTTTCCGGTTTTCAGCGGCTTGTGGAGCATGGGGCGGACCCTTTGCCAAGACGCACTGCCATGACCGAGGCGTTTTCCCGGTTGCTTGTGGGGTATGCGGACGTACGCGATGCACGGCCCGATGCTGCGAACGATTCGGAACATGCCGCTGTGCGTGCCGTGCGTGCCTATCTTGCCGAAAACCATGCGGAAAAAGTTACACTGGATGATCTTGCCCGCGTGGGCGGACTCAGCCCGTACCACCTGCTGCGGATTTTCCGTGCGGAAACCGGGTTAACCCCGCACCAGTGGCAGGTGCAGTTGCGCTTAAACCGCGCCAAGACGCTGCTTTCCAAAGGTGCGTCCATTGCCGACACCGCCGCAGCCGCAGGCTTTACTGATCAGAGCCATTTCTCACGCACCTTCCGTACCTATACCGGAGCAACTCCCGGTTTGTACCGCATGGCCCGTTCCGCAGCCTGA
- a CDS encoding DUF2000 domain-containing protein: protein MTADKKSKCVFVIDDTLPAGLAANTAAVLATALSCKVEGLVGWDVADAEGCVHPAITRVPFPMLKARSEELARLHAQANGQNGVLVAGFSETAQRSRSYDEYAVRLGGVTSDNMRYLGLVLFGERGCISRLTGHLELM from the coding sequence ATGACTGCGGACAAGAAATCCAAATGTGTGTTTGTTATAGATGATACGCTGCCTGCGGGCCTTGCGGCCAATACAGCAGCGGTTCTGGCCACAGCCCTTTCCTGCAAGGTAGAAGGGCTGGTCGGCTGGGATGTGGCGGATGCGGAAGGTTGCGTACACCCCGCCATTACGCGTGTGCCCTTTCCCATGCTCAAGGCGCGGTCTGAAGAATTGGCGCGCCTGCATGCCCAGGCAAACGGGCAGAACGGTGTACTTGTGGCAGGATTTTCCGAAACGGCGCAGCGGTCGCGTTCCTATGATGAATACGCGGTCCGCCTTGGCGGAGTGACATCCGACAACATGCGGTATCTGGGGCTGGTCCTGTTCGGCGAACGGGGATGCATATCCCGGCTGACTGGCCATCTTGAGCTGATGTAG
- a CDS encoding DMT family transporter, protein MASSNNTRLMPVFALLAAVLLWSSSFVGMKIALREVAPLTIIWLRLFFATLVVLPMLRRDMGANRKPGDWKWLLLVAFFQPCLYFTLESYALQYTSASEAGTISATMPLMVAVLAALFLGERASLTMVTGLVISCAGVAWLTLAGAPTEAGPNPVLGNSLEFAAMVAAAGYTLGLRKLEGRYGAWALTALQCFAGLIWFLPGALVSGLPDLSSVSTSWPSLLAVVYMGVFVSLGAFWCYNYALAHVPAGRASAYINMVPVLSLLLGWLVLEERLAPTQYAACAVVLVGVCLSQELVPWRGRLRAARAVV, encoded by the coding sequence ATGGCGTCCTCAAATAACACGCGGCTGATGCCTGTGTTCGCACTGCTTGCCGCCGTGCTGCTGTGGTCCAGTTCCTTTGTAGGCATGAAAATAGCCTTACGTGAGGTTGCGCCCCTCACCATCATCTGGCTGCGCCTGTTTTTCGCCACCTTGGTGGTGCTGCCTATGCTGCGGCGCGACATGGGGGCCAACCGTAAGCCGGGTGACTGGAAGTGGTTGCTGTTGGTGGCGTTTTTTCAGCCATGTCTCTATTTCACGTTGGAAAGCTACGCCCTGCAATACACTTCCGCTTCGGAGGCGGGCACCATTTCAGCCACCATGCCGCTCATGGTGGCTGTGCTGGCTGCGCTGTTTCTGGGAGAGCGGGCATCGTTGACTATGGTAACTGGGCTGGTGATCTCCTGTGCCGGAGTAGCGTGGCTCACGCTGGCAGGTGCGCCGACCGAGGCGGGGCCTAATCCTGTGCTCGGCAATTCGCTGGAGTTTGCTGCCATGGTGGCGGCGGCAGGATACACGCTTGGGCTGCGAAAACTGGAAGGACGGTACGGTGCGTGGGCGTTAACGGCCCTACAGTGTTTTGCGGGACTTATCTGGTTTTTGCCCGGGGCCCTGGTATCCGGACTGCCGGATCTTTCGTCTGTCAGCACCTCGTGGCCCAGCCTGCTTGCAGTGGTGTATATGGGGGTGTTCGTATCTCTGGGTGCTTTCTGGTGTTATAACTACGCGTTGGCGCATGTGCCAGCGGGAAGGGCTTCCGCTTATATCAATATGGTGCCGGTTCTGTCGCTGCTGCTGGGCTGGCTGGTGCTGGAAGAGCGCCTTGCGCCCACGCAATACGCCGCATGCGCGGTGGTGCTGGTGGGGGTGTGCCTGAGCCAGGAGCTGGTGCCGTGGCGCGGCAGGTTGCGGGCGGCACGGGCGGTAGTTTGA
- a CDS encoding VanZ family protein, with protein MKFTKKQAIAAACFFIPVIAVFWLSLVPRLGIPVPFPAFDKVMHAGAYMFLTVLARVSFRKRVQHWILYALIAMSVLTEMIQGLVPPREADPVDALANCLGIFAGYWIVSMVRSSIRRPATVK; from the coding sequence ATGAAATTCACCAAGAAACAGGCTATTGCAGCTGCCTGCTTCTTCATCCCGGTCATTGCCGTATTCTGGCTCTCCTTGGTGCCCAGGCTCGGCATTCCGGTGCCTTTTCCCGCCTTTGACAAGGTGATGCACGCAGGAGCGTACATGTTCCTCACTGTTCTGGCGCGTGTTTCGTTCAGAAAACGCGTCCAGCACTGGATTCTGTACGCGCTCATCGCCATGAGCGTGCTCACTGAAATGATTCAGGGTCTTGTGCCCCCGCGCGAAGCAGACCCAGTGGATGCCCTTGCCAACTGTCTGGGCATTTTCGCAGGGTACTGGATCGTTTCCATGGTGCGCAGCAGCATCCGCCGCCCCGCCACCGTCAAGTAG
- a CDS encoding DUF6901 family protein, translating into MSFLPEWFRLYSHSGWWHVQITYAFIFDDGTTERFDLAFTQETLRAAWPLPDKLPDWCRLEYCKCPHCPFEPQQVRDCPLVARLVDVVRRLGHLVSYDEMLVEVETPERTVSQRTTAQRGVSSLLGLIIPTSGCPHTAFFRPMARFHLPFSSPDETFYRAASMYMLAQYFRAASPEEVDLNMEGLGRIYRNMEVVNLQLVERLRGASSSDSSVNAVVILDLFAKSMPVVLEERLDDFRYLFTPYISSGTADE; encoded by the coding sequence TTGTCGTTTTTGCCGGAATGGTTCCGGCTGTATTCGCACTCCGGGTGGTGGCATGTGCAAATAACCTACGCCTTTATTTTTGATGATGGCACAACCGAGCGTTTTGATCTGGCATTTACACAGGAGACCCTGCGTGCCGCATGGCCTTTGCCTGATAAGCTGCCGGACTGGTGTAGGCTGGAGTACTGCAAGTGCCCGCATTGTCCCTTTGAGCCGCAGCAGGTTCGGGATTGCCCGTTGGTGGCACGGCTGGTGGATGTGGTGAGGCGGCTCGGGCATCTTGTTTCCTATGACGAGATGCTGGTGGAGGTGGAAACGCCTGAACGCACAGTTTCGCAACGCACCACGGCACAACGGGGCGTAAGCTCGCTGCTGGGGCTTATCATTCCCACGTCCGGTTGCCCGCATACCGCGTTTTTCCGGCCCATGGCCCGGTTTCACCTTCCGTTTTCCTCGCCGGACGAAACATTCTATCGAGCGGCTTCCATGTACATGCTGGCACAGTACTTCCGGGCGGCTTCACCGGAAGAGGTGGACCTGAATATGGAAGGACTTGGACGCATCTACAGAAACATGGAAGTTGTGAACCTGCAGTTGGTGGAACGCCTGCGGGGGGCTTCTTCTTCGGATTCGTCCGTCAATGCGGTGGTCATTCTGGATCTTTTCGCCAAATCCATGCCTGTTGTGCTGGAAGAGCGTCTGGACGATTTCAGATATCTTTTTACGCCGTACATTTCTTCCGGAACGGCAGACGAATGA